From the genome of Pantoea alfalfae, one region includes:
- the speD gene encoding adenosylmethionine decarboxylase, with the protein MQKLKLHGFNNLTKSLSFCIYDICYANTEAERDGYIAYIDEQYNANRLTEILTETCSIIGANVLNIARQDYEPQGASVTILVSEEPIDPKDIDNSEHPGPLPNSVVAHLDKSHICVHTYPESHPEGGLCTFRADIEVSTCGVISPLKALNYLIHQLESDIVTVDYRVRGFTRDVKGMKHFIDHEINSIQNFMSDDMKAMYDMVDVNVYQENIFHTKMLLKEFDLKHYLFNTRPEDLSPQEHKRITDLLWKEMREIYYGRNIPSVGLKTL; encoded by the coding sequence TTGCAAAAGCTAAAACTACATGGCTTCAACAACCTGACGAAAAGCCTGAGTTTTTGTATTTACGATATCTGCTATGCGAATACTGAAGCTGAACGCGATGGTTATATCGCCTACATTGATGAACAATATAACGCCAACCGTCTGACGGAAATCCTGACCGAAACCTGCTCCATTATCGGGGCTAACGTGCTTAATATTGCACGCCAGGATTATGAACCGCAGGGAGCCAGCGTCACGATTCTGGTCAGCGAAGAGCCGATCGATCCCAAAGATATCGATAACTCCGAGCATCCTGGCCCGCTGCCCAATTCGGTGGTGGCGCATCTGGATAAAAGCCATATCTGCGTGCACACCTATCCGGAAAGCCATCCTGAAGGCGGGCTCTGCACCTTCCGCGCGGACATTGAAGTCTCAACCTGCGGCGTGATCTCACCGCTCAAGGCGCTGAACTACCTGATCCACCAGCTGGAGTCAGACATTGTTACCGTCGATTACCGGGTGCGCGGTTTTACCCGTGACGTGAAAGGGATGAAGCACTTTATCGATCACGAGATCAATTCGATTCAGAACTTCATGTCCGACGATATGAAAGCGATGTATGACATGGTGGATGTGAATGTCTATCAGGAGAACATCTTCCACACCAAGATGTTGCTGAAAGAGTTTGACCTGAAACACTATCTGTTTAACACCCGCCCGGAAGATCTCAGCCCGCAGGAGCATAAGCGTATTACTGACCTGCTGTGGAAAGAGATGCGTGAGATCTACTACGGCAGAAATATCCCCTCAGTGGGCCTGAAGACCCTCTGA
- the cueO gene encoding multicopper oxidase CueO, which produces MQRRRFLKLTAALSAAGALPLWSRSLMAATRPLLPIPSLLEADARGSYSLTAMQGTSQWNGKAVPTWGYNGSLLGPVLKLQSGKPVTVNIHNRLSEATTLHWHGLEIPGAVDGGPQAVIAPGASRQVSFTPDQPAATCWYHPHLHGKTGHQVAHGLAGLILLEDKESGTLRLPVQWGVDDVPLIFQDKQLSKDGGRIDYQLDVMRAAVGWFGDMMLTNGVQYPQHAVPRGWLRLRVLNGCNARSLHVAASDKRPLYVIASDGGLLAEPVKLGALPMLPGERFEVMIDTSDGKAFDLVTLPTEQMGMTLPPFDQPLPLVQILPLRVMASATLPDKLATLPALPATDGLTTRWLQLMMDPQLDQQGMQALMQRYGEKAMGKGGHHSMPEKTAAGPMPPMENMEGMDHSMHGMAKPASYDFRNGNKINGQAFDMTKPSFAVKLGDYEKWTISGEGDAMLHPFHIHGTQFRILSENGKPPAPHRQGWKDMVNVDGWRSEVLVRFNYVAAAEHAYMAHCHLLEHEDTGMMLGFTVS; this is translated from the coding sequence ATGCAACGTCGCCGCTTCCTGAAACTTACCGCCGCACTGAGTGCAGCCGGAGCCTTGCCGCTCTGGAGCCGTTCACTGATGGCAGCCACCCGTCCGCTGCTGCCGATTCCATCACTGCTGGAAGCGGATGCCAGGGGCAGCTACAGCCTTACCGCGATGCAGGGCACCTCGCAGTGGAATGGCAAAGCCGTGCCGACCTGGGGCTATAACGGCAGCCTGCTGGGACCGGTGCTGAAGTTGCAGAGTGGCAAACCGGTGACGGTGAACATCCATAATCGACTCAGCGAAGCGACTACCCTGCACTGGCACGGGCTGGAAATCCCCGGCGCGGTAGATGGCGGTCCGCAGGCCGTGATTGCGCCTGGTGCTTCGCGTCAGGTCTCTTTTACCCCTGACCAGCCCGCCGCAACCTGCTGGTATCATCCGCATCTGCATGGCAAAACCGGGCATCAGGTCGCACACGGACTCGCGGGACTGATTTTGCTGGAAGATAAGGAGAGCGGCACACTGCGCCTGCCTGTGCAGTGGGGCGTGGATGATGTGCCACTGATTTTCCAGGATAAGCAGCTGAGTAAAGATGGCGGCCGGATCGATTATCAGCTCGACGTAATGCGCGCAGCCGTGGGCTGGTTTGGCGACATGATGCTGACCAACGGCGTGCAGTATCCGCAGCATGCGGTGCCGCGCGGCTGGCTGCGTCTGCGTGTGCTGAACGGCTGTAATGCCCGTTCGCTGCACGTTGCCGCCAGTGATAAACGTCCTCTTTATGTGATCGCCAGCGACGGTGGCCTGCTGGCTGAACCGGTGAAGCTCGGCGCACTGCCGATGCTGCCGGGCGAGCGTTTTGAGGTGATGATCGATACTTCTGACGGTAAAGCGTTTGATCTGGTGACGCTGCCGACCGAACAGATGGGCATGACGCTGCCGCCGTTTGACCAGCCGCTGCCGCTGGTACAGATCCTGCCGCTGCGGGTGATGGCCAGCGCCACGCTGCCGGATAAGCTGGCGACGCTGCCTGCGCTTCCCGCCACCGACGGACTGACGACACGCTGGCTGCAGCTGATGATGGACCCGCAGCTGGACCAGCAGGGGATGCAGGCGCTGATGCAGCGCTACGGCGAGAAAGCGATGGGCAAGGGCGGTCATCATTCGATGCCGGAGAAAACGGCTGCCGGGCCGATGCCGCCGATGGAAAACATGGAAGGGATGGATCACAGCATGCACGGCATGGCGAAGCCCGCCAGTTACGATTTCCGCAATGGCAATAAGATCAACGGCCAGGCTTTTGATATGACAAAGCCGTCATTTGCGGTGAAGCTGGGTGATTATGAGAAGTGGACGATTTCAGGAGAAGGCGACGCCATGCTGCATCCCTTCCATATTCACGGCACCCAGTTCCGCATTCTCTCCGAGAACGGCAAACCGCCCGCCCCGCATCGGCAGGGCTGGAAAGATATGGTGAATGTCGACGGCTGGCGCAGTGAAGTGCTGGTGCGCTTCAACTATGTCGCTGCCGCCGAACACGCTTACATGGCCCACTGTCATCTGCTGGAGCATGAAGATACTGGCATGATGCTGGGCTTTACCGTGAGCTGA
- a CDS encoding iron-containing alcohol dehydrogenase, translating to MNINSTVISGYQALNDMRYLLDGIATAVVVTDRNIEAIPAVQALMGQLRDQIPRISVVNSVPPEPSQHDVAAIIETLSQRQADMVIGIGGGSVLDVAKLLSVLCINGAPSLDALLAGEKPQRRTRSMLIPTTAGTGSEATPNAILAIPEKETKVGIISPVMLPDVVALVPELTTSMPPHIASSTGIDALCHLIECFTANVANPVSDNYALIGMKKLFANLETTLREPENLQARLEMLWASYYGGASIAHAGTHLVHAMSYPLGGKYHLPHGVANAILLAPCMRFVRPAAVSKFAQAYDLLPDADVRLSDKEKSHALVDYFTALVARLQLPASLEALGIGPDHLPYLVEAALDVQRLMKNVPMAVTADDVRAVYLTLFPSCQA from the coding sequence ATGAACATTAACAGCACGGTGATCAGCGGTTATCAGGCGTTAAACGACATGCGCTATCTGCTGGATGGGATAGCGACGGCAGTCGTGGTCACTGACCGGAACATTGAGGCGATTCCGGCGGTACAGGCGCTGATGGGGCAACTCCGGGATCAGATCCCGCGTATCAGCGTGGTCAACAGCGTTCCACCTGAACCGAGCCAGCATGATGTGGCCGCGATTATAGAAACGCTCTCGCAGCGCCAGGCCGACATGGTGATTGGCATCGGCGGTGGCAGCGTACTGGATGTGGCGAAGCTGCTCTCGGTGCTGTGCATCAACGGCGCACCGTCGCTGGACGCCCTGCTGGCAGGCGAAAAACCGCAGCGTCGCACCCGTTCAATGCTCATCCCGACCACTGCTGGCACCGGCTCTGAAGCGACCCCGAATGCGATTCTGGCGATCCCGGAGAAAGAGACCAAAGTCGGCATTATTTCACCGGTGATGCTGCCCGATGTGGTGGCGCTGGTGCCGGAACTCACCACCAGCATGCCGCCGCACATCGCCTCGTCTACCGGCATTGATGCCCTGTGTCACCTGATTGAGTGCTTCACCGCCAACGTTGCCAATCCGGTCAGCGACAACTATGCGCTGATTGGGATGAAGAAGCTGTTCGCGAATCTCGAAACCACGCTGCGCGAGCCGGAGAATCTGCAGGCACGGCTGGAGATGCTCTGGGCCTCTTATTATGGCGGCGCATCGATTGCCCATGCCGGGACGCATCTGGTGCATGCGATGTCCTATCCGCTTGGCGGCAAATATCACCTGCCACACGGCGTTGCCAACGCCATTCTGCTGGCCCCCTGCATGCGCTTTGTCCGTCCGGCCGCAGTGAGCAAATTCGCTCAGGCCTATGACCTGCTGCCCGACGCTGACGTCCGTTTAAGCGATAAAGAGAAATCACACGCGCTGGTCGACTACTTCACCGCGCTGGTTGCGCGGCTGCAGTTGCCTGCCAGCCTGGAAGCGCTGGGCATCGGCCCGGATCACCTGCCTTATTTAGTGGAAGCGGCACTCGACGTGCAGCGCCTCATGAAAAACGTGCCGATGGCGGTCACCGCCGATGATGTGCGCGCCGTCTACCTGACGCTGTTCCCTTCCTGCCAGGCGTAA
- the dtnK gene encoding D-threonate kinase translates to MGSSVWKTPVLVIADDFTGANDAGSGLAQAGASVHVLFGSAATLPDEAADVLVISTDSRAVSATQAAERVTQVVQHYAAQLQQGWLFKKIDSTLRGNIGAETVAALRASGKRLALVAPAVPRLGRTTREGSVWVNQRLLTDTEFASDPKTPIRSARVIHQMQIDGMEIDLATLHSDRLDAVLAEADGVVVVDAETEADLARLITAASRLSETPLLVGAAGLSDALGAALSVRPSQPVLAMVGSMSRQAEQQIAALRTQRAVEVVDVDIRQLFQQSAWPERDRWIEQAATALRAGRHTVIRTCQHASQRHEIEDLCQQHRVTRQQLGEAICQLLGEITLSLCRARLPHALYLSGGDVAIAVAQALGASGFKIQGLVAGCVPHGVLLNSEFTLPVMTKAGGFGDENTLVAAISFIEEKSSE, encoded by the coding sequence ATGGGCTCATCAGTATGGAAAACCCCGGTGCTGGTTATCGCCGATGACTTTACCGGTGCCAACGATGCAGGTAGTGGACTGGCACAGGCCGGTGCCAGTGTACATGTGCTGTTCGGCTCCGCAGCAACGTTACCCGACGAGGCGGCGGATGTACTGGTAATCAGCACCGACAGCCGGGCTGTCAGTGCCACTCAGGCTGCAGAGCGCGTTACGCAGGTGGTGCAGCATTACGCGGCACAGCTTCAGCAGGGCTGGCTGTTTAAAAAGATAGACTCCACGCTGCGCGGCAATATCGGGGCTGAAACGGTGGCGGCACTGCGCGCCAGCGGCAAAAGGCTGGCGCTGGTGGCACCGGCCGTACCGCGTCTGGGCCGCACCACACGTGAGGGCAGCGTGTGGGTCAATCAGCGGTTACTGACAGACACCGAATTTGCCAGCGATCCTAAAACCCCGATCCGCAGCGCCCGCGTCATTCATCAGATGCAGATCGACGGCATGGAGATCGATCTCGCGACGCTGCATAGCGATCGGCTTGATGCTGTGTTAGCCGAAGCAGATGGCGTCGTGGTAGTGGATGCCGAAACGGAGGCCGACCTGGCGCGACTGATAACCGCTGCGTCGCGGCTGAGTGAGACGCCCCTGCTGGTCGGGGCCGCCGGATTAAGCGATGCGCTGGGCGCTGCGCTCTCCGTTCGCCCGTCGCAACCTGTGCTGGCGATGGTGGGATCGATGAGTCGTCAGGCAGAGCAGCAGATCGCCGCGCTGCGTACTCAGCGCGCCGTTGAGGTCGTCGATGTCGATATCCGTCAGCTGTTTCAGCAGTCCGCCTGGCCTGAGCGGGATCGCTGGATCGAACAGGCGGCCACCGCACTGCGTGCCGGTCGCCATACGGTGATCCGCACCTGCCAGCATGCATCCCAGCGGCACGAGATCGAGGATCTTTGCCAGCAGCACCGCGTGACGCGCCAGCAGCTGGGTGAGGCGATCTGTCAGCTGCTAGGCGAAATCACCCTGAGTCTGTGTCGGGCACGGCTGCCGCATGCGCTCTATCTGTCAGGCGGCGACGTGGCGATTGCCGTCGCGCAGGCGCTGGGGGCCAGCGGCTTTAAAATTCAGGGTCTGGTGGCGGGCTGTGTGCCGCACGGGGTCCTGCTTAACAGTGAATTTACTCTGCCGGTGATGACCAAAGCGGGTGGCTTTGGTGATGAAAATACCCTGGTAGCAGCCATTAGTTTTATTGAGGAGAAGTCGAGTGAGTAA
- a CDS encoding YacC family pilotin-like protein gives MKQSIKILLLTGLLGFSSTSFALSESEAEDLADLTAVFVYLKNDCGYQDLPDAQIRKALVFFAQQNRWDLSNYSNYNMKALGEDSYRDLSGIAITNDKKCKSLARDSLSLLAYVR, from the coding sequence ATGAAGCAAAGCATCAAGATCCTGCTGCTGACGGGACTCCTTGGCTTCTCCTCCACCAGTTTTGCCCTGAGCGAATCCGAAGCGGAAGATCTGGCCGATCTCACGGCGGTTTTCGTCTATCTGAAAAATGATTGTGGCTATCAGGATTTACCGGACGCACAGATTCGCAAAGCGCTGGTCTTTTTTGCTCAGCAGAACCGCTGGGATTTAAGCAACTACAGCAACTACAACATGAAAGCCCTGGGTGAAGACAGCTATCGCGATCTCAGCGGCATCGCCATCACCAATGACAAAAAGTGCAAGTCACTGGCCCGTGATTCACTGAGCCTGCTGGCCTACGTCAGGTAA
- a CDS encoding dihydrodipicolinate synthase family protein, with product MNKKINGVLTAIVTTFDREGAFDPVRQREQVRRQINAGNGIFCGGTNGEFFVLNEQEKIAVTTTCVDEVNGRAAIVAHIGEISTRETIRLGKQIARLGVDAVSAITPWFVPLKQQELIDHYQRVADALTVPLFLYNIPARTGNTLQPETVRTLAAHPNIIGIKDSAGSYESLSGFLQATADCEGFDVLNGPDSLIHQGFVDGCSASISGLANVAPEAINAIWARFSAGDIAGSHQAQENVTGLRTALYSIGFSPAAVKKAVSLQGFEVGESRYAVQFSADEQQQIRQIVNHYLQ from the coding sequence ATGAATAAGAAAATCAACGGCGTACTGACCGCCATCGTCACCACCTTTGACCGTGAAGGTGCCTTTGACCCGGTAAGGCAGCGTGAGCAGGTCAGACGCCAGATCAACGCCGGAAACGGCATCTTCTGTGGCGGCACCAACGGCGAGTTCTTTGTGCTGAACGAGCAGGAGAAGATTGCCGTTACCACCACCTGCGTCGATGAAGTCAATGGCCGTGCGGCCATCGTGGCGCATATCGGCGAGATTTCGACCCGTGAAACGATCCGGCTCGGCAAACAGATCGCCCGCCTTGGCGTGGATGCCGTCTCGGCGATCACGCCATGGTTTGTGCCGCTGAAGCAGCAGGAGCTGATCGACCACTATCAGCGCGTGGCTGACGCGCTGACGGTGCCGCTGTTCCTCTACAACATTCCGGCGCGAACCGGCAATACCCTGCAGCCAGAGACCGTTCGTACGCTGGCCGCGCACCCGAACATCATCGGCATTAAAGACTCCGCAGGCAGCTATGAAAGTCTGAGCGGCTTTCTGCAGGCTACCGCCGACTGTGAGGGCTTTGATGTGCTAAACGGCCCTGACTCACTGATTCATCAGGGATTCGTTGATGGCTGCTCCGCCTCCATTTCCGGGCTGGCAAACGTGGCACCGGAAGCAATTAACGCCATCTGGGCGCGCTTCAGTGCCGGTGACATTGCCGGTTCGCATCAGGCACAGGAGAACGTTACCGGCCTGCGCACCGCGCTGTACAGCATCGGTTTCTCACCGGCCGCCGTGAAAAAAGCGGTCAGCCTGCAGGGCTTTGAAGTGGGTGAAAGCCGCTATGCGGTGCAGTTCAGCGCCGACGAACAGCAGCAGATCCGTCAAATTGTGAACCACTACCTGCAATAA
- a CDS encoding D-threonate 4-phosphate dehydrogenase codes for MSKIIAITMGDPAGISPEIIIKALSEGELNGIPAVVIGCASTLRRIMAMNITPQAELRVLDRVADARFAPGIINVIDEPLADPDALKPGVVQKEAGDLAWRGVKRATELALAGDVHAIATAPLNKEAMHAAGHLYPGHTELLAHLTDTKDYAMVLYTDKLKVIHVTTHIALRKFLDTLNQTRIKTVIGMADTFLRRVGYSAPRIAVAGVNPHAGENGLFGDEEITTVAPAIEAMKAEGIDVSGPCPPDTVFLQCQDGRYDMVVAMYHDQGHIPLKLLGFYDGVNITAGLPFIRTSADHGTAFDIAWTGKAKSDSMAISIKLAMQLA; via the coding sequence GTGAGTAAAATTATTGCGATCACCATGGGCGATCCGGCGGGCATCAGCCCGGAAATCATCATCAAAGCGCTCTCTGAAGGTGAGCTGAATGGCATCCCTGCCGTGGTGATTGGCTGTGCCAGTACGCTGCGCCGCATTATGGCGATGAACATCACCCCACAGGCCGAGCTGCGGGTGCTGGATCGGGTAGCCGATGCGCGCTTTGCGCCCGGCATTATCAATGTGATCGATGAGCCGCTGGCCGATCCCGACGCGCTGAAACCTGGCGTGGTACAGAAAGAGGCGGGGGATCTGGCGTGGCGCGGCGTGAAGCGTGCCACCGAACTGGCACTGGCCGGTGACGTGCATGCGATTGCTACCGCGCCGCTGAATAAAGAGGCGATGCACGCGGCGGGCCACCTCTACCCGGGTCACACCGAACTGCTGGCGCATCTTACCGACACCAAAGATTACGCTATGGTGCTCTATACCGATAAGCTCAAGGTGATTCATGTCACGACCCATATTGCGCTGCGTAAGTTCCTCGATACGCTCAACCAGACACGCATCAAAACGGTGATTGGTATGGCGGACACCTTCCTGCGTCGTGTCGGTTACAGCGCACCACGCATCGCCGTCGCGGGTGTCAATCCGCACGCCGGTGAGAACGGGCTGTTTGGCGATGAGGAGATCACCACCGTTGCTCCCGCGATTGAAGCGATGAAAGCGGAGGGGATTGATGTCTCCGGGCCTTGCCCGCCGGACACGGTATTCCTGCAGTGCCAGGATGGACGCTATGACATGGTGGTGGCGATGTACCACGATCAGGGACACATCCCGCTTAAACTGCTGGGCTTCTATGATGGCGTGAACATTACCGCAGGCCTGCCGTTTATCCGCACCTCTGCTGACCACGGCACGGCATTTGATATCGCCTGGACAGGTAAAGCGAAGTCTGACAGCATGGCGATCTCGATTAAACTCGCGATGCAGCTCGCATAG
- a CDS encoding DeoR/GlpR family DNA-binding transcription regulator — protein sequence MKGQSRLDQIMDYLKSHNLVTVEQLVSAISASPATIRRDLIKLDKEGVISRSHGGVTLNRFIPAQPTTLEKMQRNLAEKQAIAECAASFVRAGDAVVLDAGTTMLELARQLTHLPLRVITADLHIALFLSEFKQIEVTIIGGRIDDSSQSCVGEHGRRLLRSINPDIAFVSCNSWSLERGITTPTEEKAGLKHDLLANAARRVLLADSSKYGSWSLFCASPVDDLTDVVTDSRLDQEVCRTLRERGITLALTST from the coding sequence ATGAAGGGACAGAGCCGTCTTGACCAGATTATGGATTACCTGAAAAGCCATAATCTGGTGACTGTTGAGCAACTGGTCAGTGCGATTTCCGCCTCACCCGCCACGATTCGACGTGATTTAATTAAGCTGGATAAAGAGGGCGTGATCAGCCGCAGTCATGGCGGCGTCACCCTGAATCGTTTTATTCCTGCCCAGCCGACCACGCTGGAGAAAATGCAGCGGAACCTGGCCGAGAAGCAGGCGATCGCGGAGTGCGCCGCCAGCTTTGTCCGGGCGGGGGATGCGGTGGTACTGGATGCCGGTACGACTATGCTGGAGCTGGCGCGACAGCTCACGCATCTGCCGCTGCGGGTGATTACCGCCGACCTGCACATTGCGCTGTTTCTGTCTGAGTTTAAGCAGATCGAAGTAACGATTATTGGCGGGCGGATTGATGACTCCAGTCAGTCCTGCGTGGGCGAACATGGACGGCGGTTGCTGCGCAGCATCAATCCGGATATCGCCTTTGTCAGCTGTAACTCATGGAGCCTTGAGCGCGGCATTACCACGCCGACTGAAGAGAAAGCGGGGCTGAAACACGATCTGCTGGCCAATGCGGCGCGCCGGGTCCTGCTGGCGGACAGCAGTAAATATGGCTCCTGGTCGCTGTTCTGCGCCTCACCGGTTGATGACCTGACCGATGTGGTGACCGACAGCCGGTTAGATCAGGAGGTGTGCCGCACGCTGCGCGAGCGTGGCATTACGCTGGCGCTGACTTCCACCTGA
- a CDS encoding glycoside hydrolase family 28 protein — MARINIIDFAAVPDATSLSTQAIQRAIDSASAGDTVLIPAGRFLTGALFLKSEMTLELAKDAVLLGSERLEDYPDIATRVAGIDMVWPAAMLNINHCRDVTVCGNGTLDGHGAVWWHKFWGEDENSGMLADYTRRGLRWVVDYDCKRPRNVVVYQSEYVTLEDFTSQDSGFWNLHVCYSKQVNLQRLRVMNATGPSTDGIDIDSSQLVRVEGCTVSCNDDNICVKSGRGAEAQQLGRTARDIIIRDCTLLKGSGITLGSETSGGIENVIIEHNRFSGTGVGFRIKSARNRGGWIKNIVVRHLKMEDVCYPFMLQLNWFPQYSYSEQPADTEQPPHWRKLASGVTGDAGLTRVENISISHISSSLTEPAAFSRAFFIEGTPENPIERLSFIDITLQAQEFGKIAGVRNLSFERVTVDAPAMTREEHDAYAR; from the coding sequence ATGGCAAGAATTAACATTATTGATTTCGCTGCCGTCCCGGACGCCACCTCACTTTCCACTCAGGCGATACAGCGCGCGATTGATAGCGCATCAGCAGGCGACACGGTGCTGATCCCGGCAGGCCGCTTTCTGACGGGCGCGCTGTTTCTGAAAAGTGAGATGACGCTGGAGCTGGCGAAAGATGCCGTGCTGCTCGGCAGCGAGCGGCTGGAGGATTACCCAGATATCGCTACGCGCGTGGCGGGGATTGATATGGTCTGGCCCGCGGCAATGCTTAACATCAATCATTGCCGCGACGTCACTGTCTGCGGCAATGGCACGCTCGACGGACACGGTGCCGTCTGGTGGCATAAATTCTGGGGCGAAGACGAAAACAGCGGGATGCTGGCAGACTATACCCGTCGCGGCCTGCGCTGGGTGGTGGATTACGACTGCAAACGTCCACGTAACGTGGTGGTTTATCAGAGTGAATACGTGACGCTGGAGGACTTTACCTCACAGGATTCCGGCTTCTGGAACCTGCACGTCTGTTATTCGAAACAGGTTAATTTGCAGCGGCTACGTGTGATGAACGCTACCGGACCCAGCACCGACGGCATTGATATTGATTCCAGCCAGTTGGTTCGCGTTGAAGGCTGTACGGTCTCCTGCAATGACGACAATATCTGCGTGAAATCGGGTCGCGGCGCGGAAGCACAGCAGCTCGGCAGAACCGCACGCGATATCATTATTCGCGACTGCACTCTGCTGAAAGGCTCGGGCATTACCCTGGGCAGCGAAACCTCTGGCGGTATCGAAAATGTCATCATCGAACACAACCGTTTCTCCGGCACGGGTGTCGGCTTTCGCATCAAGTCAGCCCGTAATCGCGGCGGCTGGATCAAAAACATCGTGGTTCGCCATCTGAAGATGGAGGATGTCTGTTATCCGTTTATGCTGCAGCTGAACTGGTTCCCGCAGTATAGCTACAGTGAGCAGCCCGCCGACACCGAACAGCCGCCACACTGGCGTAAGCTGGCATCGGGCGTCACAGGTGATGCTGGCCTGACGCGGGTTGAGAATATCAGTATCAGTCATATCAGCAGCAGCCTGACTGAGCCTGCGGCGTTTTCCCGCGCCTTTTTTATTGAAGGCACGCCGGAAAATCCGATTGAACGGCTGAGTTTCATCGACATCACACTGCAGGCGCAGGAGTTTGGCAAAATAGCGGGCGTAAGGAATCTGAGTTTTGAACGGGTTACGGTAGACGCGCCGGCAATGACGCGCGAAGAGCATGACGCCTACGCGCGTTAG
- the speE gene encoding polyamine aminopropyltransferase, with amino-acid sequence MAHNETWYETLHAGFGQYFTVDKELYREKTAHQDLIIFENAAMGRVMALDGVVQTTERDEFIYHEMMTHVPLLAHGAAKSVLIIGGGDGAMLREVSRHPEIEKITMVEIDAGVVTFCRQYLPNHSAGAYDDPRFTLVIDDGVNFVNQTQEKFDVIISDCTDPIGPGESLFTSEFYAGCKAALNENGIFVAQNGVCFLQQDEAVNSHRKLGHYFSDVSFYQAAIPTYYGGIMTFAWASDNPALRQLDTATLQVRFEAAGLACRYYTPAIHTGSFALPQYLLNALSAAC; translated from the coding sequence ATGGCCCACAATGAAACGTGGTATGAAACCCTTCATGCCGGTTTTGGCCAGTATTTCACGGTAGATAAAGAGCTGTACCGTGAAAAAACTGCGCATCAGGATTTAATCATTTTCGAAAATGCCGCGATGGGCCGCGTAATGGCGCTGGACGGCGTGGTGCAGACCACCGAACGCGACGAATTTATCTACCATGAAATGATGACCCACGTTCCGCTGCTGGCGCACGGCGCGGCGAAGAGCGTCCTGATCATCGGCGGCGGTGACGGCGCAATGCTGCGCGAAGTGTCACGTCATCCGGAAATCGAAAAGATTACCATGGTGGAAATCGATGCAGGCGTGGTGACCTTTTGTCGCCAGTATCTGCCGAACCACAGCGCAGGTGCCTATGACGATCCGCGCTTTACGCTGGTGATCGATGACGGGGTTAACTTCGTTAATCAGACGCAGGAAAAGTTCGATGTCATCATCTCCGACTGCACCGATCCGATTGGTCCGGGCGAGAGCCTGTTTACCTCCGAATTTTATGCCGGCTGTAAAGCGGCCCTTAATGAAAATGGCATCTTCGTGGCGCAGAATGGCGTCTGCTTCCTGCAGCAGGATGAGGCCGTAAACAGCCATCGCAAGCTGGGCCATTACTTTTCGGATGTCAGTTTCTATCAGGCGGCGATTCCGACCTATTACGGCGGCATCATGACCTTTGCCTGGGCGAGCGATAATCCGGCGCTGCGCCAGCTCGATACCGCCACCCTGCAGGTGCGTTTCGAGGCCGCTGGCCTGGCGTGTCGTTACTACACACCAGCGATCCATACCGGCAGCTTTGCCCTGCCGCAATATCTGTTAAATGCGCTATCGGCCGCGTGCTGA